CTTTGTGTGGGGTTCATGGGGACTAGGCTTTCTGGACGCACTCATCAACATCCTCTTAGCTGCGAACTTGGTCTTCTGTGAGGCCCAAATCATCCACCACTACAGCTGTGAGATGCCATCTCTCCTCCATCTGTCGTGCTCTGATATCTCTAGGAACCTCATTGCCTTGCTCTGCTCTACTCTCCTGCATGGGCTGGGAACCTTCCTTTTGGTCTTCTTATCCTATACCCGCATTATCTCTACCATCTTGAGCATCAGCTCTACCTCAAGCAGAAgcaaggccttctccacctgttcctcccacctcactgCAGTGATACTTTACTATGGCTCAGGTTTGCTCCGCCATCTCCTCCCAAACTCAGGCTCCCCCATAGAGTTGATCTTCTCTGTGCAGTATACTGTAGTCACTCCCATGCTGAATCCACTCATATACAGCCTGAAAAACAAGGAAGTGAAGGTAGCTCTGAAAAGgactttggaaaaatatttgcaacatatcagatattaaattaaaaacataagatTGTGGAAAATTGGGATAAAGCTGCATACAAGACATTGGATAAGTTTACAGTAATAAGGAGTATTTCTGACTTCCTGCAATGTCTGATACTACAAGCTAAATTAGAAGTGCATGACAGAATGGCACCAAGTTATGATAGGGAGGATAA
This Microcebus murinus isolate Inina chromosome 10, M.murinus_Inina_mat1.0, whole genome shotgun sequence DNA region includes the following protein-coding sequences:
- the OR8S1 gene encoding olfactory receptor 8S1, giving the protein MALGNHSTITEFLLLGLSADPHVQALLFVLFLGIYLLTIVGNLMLLLVIRVDSHLHTPMYFFLSHLSFVDLCFSSVTVPKMLENLLSQRKTISVQGCLAQVFFVFVTAGTEACLLSVMAYDRYAAICHPLLYGQIMSKQLYMHFVWGSWGLGFLDALINILLAANLVFCEAQIIHHYSCEMPSLLHLSCSDISRNLIALLCSTLLHGLGTFLLVFLSYTRIISTILSISSTSSRSKAFSTCSSHLTAVILYYGSGLLRHLLPNSGSPIELIFSVQYTVVTPMLNPLIYSLKNKEVKVALKRTLEKYLQHIRY